CGACTTCTTCTGTTTTTTGAGATATTTTGCCATCACTTGAAGGCGGAAGCAGTTCTGGAGAAACCGGTGTATTTAATATATCGCATAATATAAGTTTGGCTTCTCGAGTTTCTTCATGTAAAGAGACCCATTCGACAAGATAATGAACGAGTGTCTTAGGAATGGAGGTATTGACACCATACATGGACATATGATCCCCATTATAGGTTGCCCAGCCAAGCGCTAATTCGGATAAATCACCGGTACCAATCACCAAACCTTTATATTTATTCGCTAAGTCCATAAGGATTTTTGTACGCTCACGTGCCTGAGAGTTTTCATACGTAATGTCATGTGTATTAATATCATGATCAATATCTTTAAAATGTTGTGTGACAGCATCAGAAATAGGCACTTCAAGAATAGTAATGTGAAGAGCTTTCATTAAGTCCATAGCATTTTTATACGTGCGTCCGGTTGTCCCAAATCCCGGCATTGTGACACCAATAATATCTTTTCTTTTGCGGTTGAGTAAATCAAATGTTTTTACAGTCACAAGTAAAGCAAGAGTAGAATCTAATCCACCAGAGATACCGATAACAGCCTTGGGTTCGCCAATATGGTTTAAACGTTTTGCCAAACCATGTGTCTGTATATTAAAGATCTCTTCACACCGTAGTGTACGATCATGTTGGGATGAGGGTACGAATGGATGCTTTGGAATATTATGAATGATATCACGATGCATACCGCCTTGATCAAAATGGATGGTTCGACATACTGCCTCGGAGGTTAATGTTTTTTTACATTCTCTATACGTGCTAGAGTGTAGACGATCGTATCTTAAATGATCGAGATCAATATCGTGATATAGGAACTGGTTTTTAAGTTCAAAGCGATTATTTTCAACGAGAATTCTTCCGTTTTCTGCAATAAGTGCATGTCCGCCATAGACCACGTCTGTTGTAGATTCCCCATAACCGCATGATGAATAAACATACGAAGAAAAATGTCGAGCTGACTGACCTTTAACAAGATCGCGACGATATTCATATTTACCTATTCGTTCATTACTTGCAGAAAGATTGCCAATAACTAAAGCACCGGCTAAAGCAGTAAAGGTACTTGGAGGAACCGGTGCCCACAGGTCTTCACAAATCTCTATTGCAAAAGACAGATAAGGGGCTTTTTTACTCTTGAAAACAAGATCGGCACCTACAGGAACTGTTTTTTCATTATAAGTTAAGGTATCAATAGTTAGATGTTCTGCTCGACCAAACCAACGACTTTCATAAAATTCATTATAAGTGGGAAGGTAACTTTTTGGAACGATGCCTAGAAGTTCTCCTTGATATATTATGGCGGCCACGTTATACACAGATTCATCTATAAGCATCGGTAGACCCACAACAAGTATTGTATGTCGGCCAAGTGAGTAGTTGAGTAACTCATCAAGTCCTTTTTTTGCATGATTTAATACACTAGACTGATGCAGTAAGTCTCCCAGTGAGTAACCGGTTATGCACAGTTCTGGCATAATAATTAAATCGACATTGTGATTACATGCTTGATCATATATATTTTTTATTTGTTGAAGGTTATAGTTGATATCCCCTAATTTTATTATTGGAATTCCATTTGCAACACGAGAAAATCCATAAGAATTCATTGTACACCATCCTTTTAATTAACTAAAGTTAAATTCGTTCTTTCTCTATTATTTTAACATATTTTTATATAAATTGTTGTATGTAATTGATTTATTTTGTAGAATATAAAGGAGACTATTATTTATGATAAAAAGTAAAGCTATATTTGTCTGTGCCGGTTTATTATTCGTCTTGATTTCAGGGATTATATATATTATGATGGCATCGACGGATGCCGTTGTTTTTCAATCGGAGATTGAAAATGATGAACGTATAACAAAAGAAGGCGTTATTGATACGGATATTAATCATCTTGATGAGGAAAATGTGGATGCAGAGCTAGACATTACTCAAGAAATCGTCCATAATGATATTGTTGTCTATATATGCGGTAGTGTTACAAATGAAGGTGTATATTCACTTCAAGAAGGCGCGCGCGTATATGAGGCACTTGAACTAGCGGGAGGAATGACGCAAGAGGCGCAGCAAGGACATATTAACTTAGCCCGTGTACTTGTAGATGGTGAGAGTATATATTTTCCCACGCAAGACGAAGTCAAAACCATAGGGCTAACATGGAGTGAACAAACACAACCAGAAGATGCGCGAATTAATATTAATACTGCATCTGAAGAAGAATTAACACAGCTTCCTGGAATTGGTTTAGCAAAGGCCAAAGCGATTATCGCATATCGAAAAAACAATAGTATGTTTAAAAAAATAGAAGATATAATGGAAGTTCCAGGAATCAAAAAAAATACTTTTGAGAATATAAAGGAACAAATATCCATTTAAAATAGAATAAGGATGGTTATCATGAAAAAGAGAATTTTAGTGGTGGATGATGAAAAAACAATAGTAAAAGGAATACGATTTAGCTTAGAACAAGAGGGGTATGATATTGATAGTGCATATGATGGGGAAGAAGCCTTAAATTATGCCAAGAATCATCAATATGATTTGATTGTCTTGGATGTCATGCTTCCTAAAAAAGATGGACTGGAAGTGTGCCGTAATATTCGGGAATTTTCCACGGTTCCAATTATTATGCTGACGGCTAAAGGCGAAGATATGGATAAAATATTGGGACTTGAATTTGGCGCAGATGATTATATGACCAAACCGTTTAATGTACTTGAACTGAAAGCTCGAATTAAAGCGATTATTCGAAGAAACAAATATGTCAATAATGAAAGTGAAGATCAAATGAAGTCACTTCATAAAGGTGACCTTGAAATTCAAAAGGAAAGTCGACGTGTTTTTGTCAAAGAAAGTGAAGTGAATCTAACAGCAAAAGAGTTTGATTTGTTGGAATTATTCTTAACACATCCAAATAAAGTCTATTCAAGAGATCAGTTATTAAGCATTATATGGGATTATGATTATCCTGGAGATGCACGTACTGTTGATGTGCATGTGCGAAGGTTACGTGAAAAAATTGAAGAAGTTCCTAGTGAGCCTAGATACATTCATACTAAATGGGGAGTGGGTTATTATTATCAACAATAAGCGCTTTCAAAGTATACGTGTTAAGTTATTTATGAGCTTTATGCTTATAGGTATTATTACAACAATCGTCTTGTCAATTGCATTTATCTTTACAATACAACAACGCTATTTGACAGAAAAAAAACGTGAGCTATATCGACAAGCCAATACAATTGCTATTAGCCTTGTGACAACAGGCTATTTTTCTGATGAACACAATAATTCCTATTTAATGACTGTTCAAGCAAG
This sequence is a window from Vallitaleaceae bacterium 9-2. Protein-coding genes within it:
- a CDS encoding NAD(+) synthase produces the protein MNSYGFSRVANGIPIIKLGDINYNLQQIKNIYDQACNHNVDLIIMPELCITGYSLGDLLHQSSVLNHAKKGLDELLNYSLGRHTILVVGLPMLIDESVYNVAAIIYQGELLGIVPKSYLPTYNEFYESRWFGRAEHLTIDTLTYNEKTVPVGADLVFKSKKAPYLSFAIEICEDLWAPVPPSTFTALAGALVIGNLSASNERIGKYEYRRDLVKGQSARHFSSYVYSSCGYGESTTDVVYGGHALIAENGRILVENNRFELKNQFLYHDIDLDHLRYDRLHSSTYRECKKTLTSEAVCRTIHFDQGGMHRDIIHNIPKHPFVPSSQHDRTLRCEEIFNIQTHGLAKRLNHIGEPKAVIGISGGLDSTLALLVTVKTFDLLNRKRKDIIGVTMPGFGTTGRTYKNAMDLMKALHITILEVPISDAVTQHFKDIDHDINTHDITYENSQARERTKILMDLANKYKGLVIGTGDLSELALGWATYNGDHMSMYGVNTSIPKTLVHYLVEWVSLHEETREAKLILCDILNTPVSPELLPPSSDGKISQKTEEVVGPYELHDFFLYYMMRFGYSPSKIMYLATHAFKDIYTSTIIYKWLSVFYRRFFAQQFKRSALPDGPKVGSICLSPRGDLRMPSDAVATLWLEELESIHEHYN
- a CDS encoding helix-hairpin-helix domain-containing protein — protein: MIKSKAIFVCAGLLFVLISGIIYIMMASTDAVVFQSEIENDERITKEGVIDTDINHLDEENVDAELDITQEIVHNDIVVYICGSVTNEGVYSLQEGARVYEALELAGGMTQEAQQGHINLARVLVDGESIYFPTQDEVKTIGLTWSEQTQPEDARININTASEEELTQLPGIGLAKAKAIIAYRKNNSMFKKIEDIMEVPGIKKNTFENIKEQISI
- a CDS encoding response regulator transcription factor, encoding MKKRILVVDDEKTIVKGIRFSLEQEGYDIDSAYDGEEALNYAKNHQYDLIVLDVMLPKKDGLEVCRNIREFSTVPIIMLTAKGEDMDKILGLEFGADDYMTKPFNVLELKARIKAIIRRNKYVNNESEDQMKSLHKGDLEIQKESRRVFVKESEVNLTAKEFDLLELFLTHPNKVYSRDQLLSIIWDYDYPGDARTVDVHVRRLREKIEEVPSEPRYIHTKWGVGYYYQQ